The following proteins are co-located in the Pseudomonas cavernae genome:
- the prpF gene encoding 2-methylaconitate cis-trans isomerase PrpF, protein MAHVPQIKVPATYIRGGTSKGVFFRLQDLPERCQVPGEARDKLFMRVIGSPDPYSAHIDGMGGATSSTSKCVILSKSSQPDHDVDYLYGQVSIDKAFVDWSGNCGNLSTAAGAFALHAGLVDPARIPQNGTCVVRIWQANIQKTIIAHVPVTNGQVQETGDFELDGVTFPAAEIVLEFLDPSDDGEEGGSMFPTGNLVDDLEVPGIGTLKATMISAGIPTVFVEAEAIGYKGTELREDINTNPEALARFEAIRVAGALRMGLIKTAEEAATRQHTPKIAFVAKPVDYLSSSGKTVSAGDVDLLARALSMGKLHHAMMGTAAVAIGTAAAVPGTLVNLAAGGGERSAVRFGHPSGTLRVGAEATQVNGEWTVTKAIMSRSARVLMEGWVRVPGDAF, encoded by the coding sequence ATGGCCCACGTACCCCAGATCAAAGTTCCCGCCACCTATATCCGTGGCGGCACCAGCAAAGGCGTGTTCTTCCGTCTACAAGATTTGCCCGAGCGCTGCCAGGTGCCGGGCGAGGCCCGTGACAAGCTGTTCATGCGCGTGATCGGCAGCCCCGACCCTTATTCGGCGCACATCGACGGCATGGGTGGTGCCACCTCCAGCACCAGCAAATGCGTGATCCTGTCGAAGAGCAGCCAGCCCGATCACGATGTGGACTACCTCTACGGCCAGGTCTCCATCGACAAGGCCTTCGTCGACTGGAGCGGCAACTGCGGCAATCTGTCGACCGCCGCCGGCGCCTTCGCCCTGCACGCCGGGCTGGTCGATCCGGCGCGCATCCCGCAGAACGGCACCTGCGTGGTGCGCATCTGGCAAGCCAACATCCAGAAAACCATCATCGCCCATGTACCGGTCACCAATGGCCAGGTCCAGGAAACCGGCGACTTCGAGCTCGACGGCGTGACCTTCCCGGCCGCGGAAATCGTGCTGGAGTTCCTCGATCCGTCCGACGATGGCGAGGAAGGCGGCTCGATGTTCCCCACCGGCAACCTGGTGGACGACCTGGAAGTGCCAGGCATCGGCACGCTCAAGGCGACCATGATCAGCGCTGGGATTCCGACCGTGTTCGTCGAGGCCGAGGCCATCGGCTACAAGGGCACAGAGCTGCGTGAAGACATCAACACAAACCCCGAGGCATTGGCCCGCTTCGAGGCGATCCGCGTCGCCGGTGCCCTGCGCATGGGCTTGATCAAGACGGCCGAAGAGGCGGCCACCCGGCAGCACACGCCGAAGATCGCCTTCGTCGCCAAGCCGGTCGATTACCTTTCCTCCAGCGGCAAGACCGTAAGCGCCGGCGACGTGGATCTGCTGGCCCGCGCCCTGTCGATGGGCAAGCTGCACCACGCCATGATGGGCACCGCCGCCGTCGCCATCGGTACTGCCGCCGCGGTCCCCGGTACCCTGGTGAACCTCGCCGCCGGCGGCGGTGAACGCAGCGCCGTGCGCTTCGGCCACCCGTCGGGCACGCTGCGTGTCGGCGCCGAAGCCACCCAGGTCAACGGCGAATGGACCGTGACCAAGGCGATCATGAGCCGCAGCGCCCGGGTGCTGATGGAAGGCTGGGTCCGTGTGCCGGGCGATGCGTTCTAA